In Xanthomonas campestris pv. phormiicola, the DNA window GGGTGGCCAGCCAGGGCGGCGCGCGCCTGCTGCGCGCCGACGGCAACGTGGTGGCGCCGTACTGGAGCAACCTGCCCAGCGAGAGCGTGCTGGGGATGCTGGTCCACGACCGCCACGGCAATCGCTGGTTCGACACCCTGGACGGCCTGGGCCGCGAGAGCGACGCCGGGCAGATCCGCAACGTGCCGCTGTACAGCAACTCCGCGCACGGCCTGGTCAAGCCCAATTGGTCGTTGGCGTTCGAGGACCGCGAGGGCGATCTGTGGTTCGCCAGCTTCAATGCCGGCCTGTGGTACCTGCCGGCCAACTGGCGGCAGTTTTCGGTGCTGTCGTACCGGGTCGACGATCCGGACTCGATGGGCAATCCCTACGTCATCGCGACCGCCGCCTCGCGCGATGGCGGGGTGTGGCTGGCGGGCACGCGTGGCGTGCTGGACAAGCTGGATCCCGGCAACGGTGCGGTGCGCCACCACATCACCGCGCTGTTCGGGCGCGACTGGTCGCGTGCGCTGGTCGAGGACGGCCAGGGCAGGGTCTGGGCGGCGGCGCCGGCGGGGCTGTTGCGCTACGACCCGAGCAGCGGCGAGGTGCGGCGCTGGGGCAAGCAGAGTGGCGCCGATGCGCCGATGCCCGGCGATGTCGATCGGGCGATGGTCGGCAGCGACGGCCGCTTGTGGTTGTTCGGCGAAGTCGGTGGCGCGCAGATCCGCGACCTGGACGGGCACGTGTTGCGCAACATCGCCCCGGGCGCCGACGGGCTGCCCTCGGAGCTGACCGTGGACGATGCCCGGCCCGGTCCGCTGGGCCAGCCGTGGTTGCTCGGCCAACACGGCGTGCTGGCCTGGGACGCGACCAGCGAGCGCTTCGCGCCGGTGCCGGGCGCGCCGACGCGGGCGCTGAGCGCCTTCACCGTCACCGACGGCAACGTGGTCTGGCTGGCCAGTCTCGGCCGCCTGGAACGCTATCTGTGGGACGGCGGGCGGCTGAGCCTGCTCGACCGCATCGACGCCGAGCAGGAGTTCCCGTCGCTGGCGCCGAACGGCATCGTGGTCGATGCCAGCGGCGTGGCCTGGTTGAGCAGCGTGCGCGGCCTGATCCGGGTCGATCCGGCGAGCAAGGCGATCCGCTCCTACAGCGTGCACGACGGCCTGCCCAACCAGGAATTCCGCGTCCAGACCCTGACCCAGGCGCGCAGCGGGCAGATCCTGGGCGGCACGCCGGACGGGGTGGTGCTGTTCGAGCCGTCGGAGGTGGTGCCGTCGCGGCGGCAGCCGCCGCTGGTGATCGAACGCATCGGCGTGCGTCGCGGCGAGCGCGCGCTGGACCTGCTGCATGCCGGCAGCATCGTGCTGCAGGAAGGCGACCGCGACCTGCATGTCGTCGCGCGCCTGCTGTCGTTCTCCGATACCGACGCCAACACCTACCGGTTCCGGCTCAGCGGCTACGACCCGGACTGGGTCGATGTCGGCGCCAGCGGCGAGCGCCTGTTCTCGCGCCTGCCGTCGGGCCACTACACCCTGGAAATGCAGGCGCGCACCGCCGACAAGGTGTGGTCGAAGGTCACCACGCTGCGCTTCCGCGTGCTGCCGCCGTGGTGGCGCAGCCCCTGGGGCATGACCGGGCTGGCCTTGCTGGCGCTGCTGGCGCTGTGGCTGGCGTCCTACCTGTACCGGCGGCGCCTGCGCCGGCGCAATGCGTGGCAGCTGGCCTTGCACAAACAGGAACTGGCCGAGCAGGCCTCGCTGGCCAAGACCCGTTTCCTGGCCACGCTCGGGCACGAGGTGCGCACGCCGATGACCGGGGTGCTGGGCATGAGCGAACTGCTGCTGGCCACGCCGCTGGATCCCAGGCAGCGCGGCTATACCGAGTCGATCCGCCGCGCCGGCGCGCACCTGCTGCGCCTGGTCAACGATGCGCTGGACCTGGCGCGGATCGAGGCCGGGCGCCTGGAACTGGACCGGCAGCCGTTCGACCTGGGCCAGTTGATCGCCGAACTGGAGGCGATGATGGCGCCGATGGCGCACAGCCGCGGCCTGGCCTTCGCCCTGGACAACGCGATGCCGGCCGAGGTGACCGCCAACGGCGATGCGACCCGGGTGCGGCAGATCCTGCTCAACCTGCTCAACAACGCGATCAAGTTCACCGACCGCGGCGGCGTGACCTTGCGCGTGGCGCCGCTGCACGAGCGCCAGGACGTGCGTTTCGAGGTCGCCGACACCGGCCCGGGCATCAACGCCGAGCAGCAGGCGCGGCTGTTCCAGCGCTTCGAGCAGGCCGACGGCCCGCGCACCGCCGCCCGCTACGGCGGCAGCGGCCTGGGCCTGGCGATCTGCCAGGAGCTGGCGGTGGCGATGGGCGGGCGCGTGGAGCTGCACAGCAGGCTCGGCGTCGGCACCCGCTTCATCGTCGACCTGCCGCTGCCGTGGAGCCCCGAGCCGCTGCATTCCGGCACGCGCGGCGAGCGCGAGGCGCTGGCGGCGACGCGGCCGCTGCGCATCCTGCTGGTCGAGGACGACCCCACCGTCGCCGAAGTGGTCAGCGGCCTGCTGGGCGCGCGCGGGCATCACATCACCCATGCCGCGCATGCCCTGGCGGCGCTGACCGAGGTGGCGGGGAGCAGCTTCGACGTGGCCTTGCTGGACCTGGACCTGCCCGGCCTGGACGGCCTGGCGCTGGCGCGGCAACTGCGCGTGTTCGGCTACGAGATGCCGCTGATCGCGGTCACCGCCCGCACCGACGCCGACGCCGAACCGCAGGCCCGCGCGGCCGGCTTCGACGGTTTCCTGCGCAAGCCGGTGACCGGGGACATGCTGGCCGAGGCGATCGAGGCGGTGGTGGAGCCGGGACCGGGGACTGGGGACTCGGGACTCGAAAAAGCGTGATGTCGCAGCGGATCGTTCCGCAGACTTCGTAGACCAGCCTCCACAGTGCTTCCACGAGTCCCGAGTCCCCGGTCCCGAGTCCCGAGTCCCGAGTCCCGGCTATTCCGCCACTTCCTCCACCTTGTGCGGATGCGGCCGCGTATCCGGCAGCTGCCAGAAGATCAGGGTCGAGGTCAGGGTGATCGCGCCGACGCAGACGAAGGTCGCGTGCAGCGCGGCGGTGGCGCCGTGGCTGTCGCCGAGGTGGTCGTTGAAGGCCGCCAGCAGGCTGCCGGCGGCGGCGGCGCCGAAGCCGGTGGCCAGCATCATCACCATCGACAGCAGGCTGTTGCCGGCGCTGGCCTGGTCGCGGTCCAGGTCGCGCAGGGTCACCGTGTTCATGACCGTGAACTGCAGCGAATTGACCGCGCCGAACAGCGCCAGCTGCAGCAGCCGCCAGCCCAGCGGCTGGCCGGCGTCGAACAGCACGAAGCTGGCCATCGCGACGCCGACCAGCACGGTGTTGGTCATCAGCACCCGGCGATAGCCGTAGTTCTCCACCAGTTTCACCGCCGCGCGCTTGGCGGCCATGCCCGCCAGCGCCACCGGGATCATCATCAGGCCCGCGCGCATCGGGCTCATGCCCAGGCCGACCTGCAGCAGCAGCGGGATCAGGAACGGCATGCTGCCGCTGCCCACGCGCGCGAACAGATTGCCGAGGATGCCGATGCGGAAGCTGACCACCTTGAACAGGTGCAGCGGGAACAGCGCCGTCGGCGCGTTGGCCGCATGCAGCCAGTAGCCGATCAGCGCGGCCAGGCCGGCGATGGCCAGCAGCATCACGAACGCATGGCGCAGGCCCAACTCGGAAATCCCGTCCAGCGCCAGCGACAGCGCGATCATGCCGAACGCCAGCATCGCGTAGCCGATCAGGTCGAAGCGGGTGCGCTGCTCGCCATGGAAATCGGGCATCACCTTCAGCGCGGCAGCGAAGCCGATCGCGCCGATCGGCAGGTTGATCAGGAACACCCAGTGCCACGACGCCACCTGCACCAGCCAGCCGCCGAGGGTCGGCCCGACCAGCGGCCCGATCAGCGCCGGGATCGCGATGAAGCTCATCGCGCTCAGGAACTGCTCGCGCGACACCGAGCGCATCACCGCCAGGCGCCCGACCGGCAGCAGCATCGCCCCGCCGATGCCCTGCAGCACCCGCGCGGCGACCAGATAGGGCAGGCGCGGCGCGGCAGCGCACAGCAGCGAGCCGAGGGTGAACAGCACGATCGCGGCCAGGAAGGTGCGGCGCGTGCCGTAGCGGTCGGCGATCCAGCCCGAGGCGGGGATGAACATCGCCACCGCCAGCGCATAGCTGACCACCACCGACTGCATCTGCAGCGGACTCTCGCCCAGGCTGCGCGCCATCGCCGGCAGCGCGGTGTTGACGATGGTCGCATCGAGCATCTGCATGAAGATGGCCAGCGACACCAGCCACAGCAGCGGCCGGAAACTGCGGTAGTTCGGAACGGAGATCGGATCGGGGGAGGGCGCGGACATCGGCACGCACGGCAACGCGGGGGGGGCATAGGATCGCGCAGATCGCGTGGCGGCGCCGTGCAGCAGCGGGCGGTTATGGTCCCGGTCGCCGTTGGCGGCCGTTCCCGGTTAGTGGTTCAGCGTTGAGGCCTGTCTAGGAGAGAAGGAGGGGCCGGATCCGTTCGATATGTCAAGGGTTGGTTAGTGCGAACCTTATGGCGCCTTGCCGAGAAAATTTCGCGGCCGCGAACGGATTCGCGGCCGCGAAACGGCATGCATTAGCCGGATAACAGGCGCGCAAGCGAAAAAATCAATCCGCTAGCTAACGCCAGTAGGCTCAAACCCAATAAAAAGACGGCATATCCATAGTTGACGAAAGGCCTGCGCTTCCTCAGGGCTCTGAAATAAAAAAACACGACAGCGCCATAGGCGATAGCCATGCAACCGTACAAAGCAACAGTTTGCCAATCCAGTTCATTCGCCTCCCATCCTATCCACGCCACAGCAGTGGCGAAGAATAAAAGTATGAATGATCGGATAAGGTATGTATTGCCAATCGGAATTGTATTCATGGGGTTAATGAATGTATGGTGCAGCGTGCGCCAGATGGAGTGTAAGAGCATGCGATCATAAAGCCAGTGTTGACTGGGACGCCTGGCAAATTATTCCAGCTTACTCCTAGTGCGTCCAGGTGATCCACCATTTCGCCTCCTGCGGTTATGCCAGCAACAGTATTGGGGTAGACGTAGTTCGTTGTCCCGCCCACTCCTCCCCCCGCGTCAACGCTGTTTTCTGGTATGCGATTCCCTGCCGCATCATGAGCGGAGCCTTTTATGTAAATATAGTTTTTGGCATTAAAATCCCATGTGACTTGAAAAAAAGAACCGTCAGTAAACTGAATGTTGTTGGTCACGGTGAAAGGGGTTTTTAAGCCGGTTATAGATACAAAGTTTGTCAGATTTGACAAGGATACCCGAACTCTGTCTTGAGCCCAGTAAAATGGGCCGAGATTATTTTTGCTAAAATTTAAAGAAATAACGGCATCCCGATAGGCGGGTGTTGTAACCGCATCGAACGCAGTCATCCTGCGTGTCGCTTCTTCTGCTATTTGAGTCGCCAATGATGAAGTCGCAACGCTTGGTACATCAAAATCGAAATGGAAGGTATGCCGAAGCTCTGTCGTGCCGGTTGCGTCATAAAGGTCAAGTCCGTAATTCAACAGCTGAACTTCTTCAGATGTCAATGGTATTGTTGTGATCGATATGTTGCCTGAGGGAAGGACGCGATTGTCTTCAATGCGCGCAAGTGGAGTAGTTATTCCCTGGGTATGATAGTGCGACAATTTGCGGCCAGTGAAATCCCAGAAATAATGATGGCCGTTGCCCAGGTCTTGCGCTTGAAATCTAAGTTGTTGATTCCCGCAGGAATTACATACAGAGATGGTGTCGGCTGCTTTGCACTTGACTGAGCAGAGCGCAAGAAACAAAAATAAGCCTGTGAATATTTTTCCCATAAAAATCCTTTTTATTTTCTTTAAAGATTGAGTGCGTCTTGCATGAAGAGGCGGTGCGTCCCTCCAGGGATGCGCGATTGAAAATAATATATTCAAGGAAAAATCTGGTAGACAAGTCTGCGTGGAGCAGGCCAGCAGCACCAGCCACACCAATGGTGTTTGATGGCTGGCTGCTATTGAGTCCGCGATCCTGACTCGCCGTCGGTGAAGGCTCTACCCGCGGCGGCTGTGCCGCTGCACCGCGGCGACCAGCGCGCCGACGTGCTCGGGTTGCATGTCCGGCGACAGCCCGTGGCCGAGGTTGAACACGTGGCCTTCCGCCGAGCCGTTGCCGTCGGCGTAGCTGCGCAGTACGCGCTGCACCTCGCGTTCGATCGCCGCCGGCGAGCCGTACAGCGTGGCCGGGTCCAGGTTGCCCTGCAGCGCGACGCGGCCGCCGCTGCGGCGTGCGGCATCGGCCAGGTCGATGGTCCAGTCCACGCCCAGGCCTTCGGCGCCGGAGGCGGCCAGTTCCTCCAGGTAGGGCGCGTTGCCCTTGCCGAACAGGATCAGCGGGGTGCGCTCGGCGCCGTCGCCGCGCGGCAGTTCGCGGGCGATGCGCTGCAGGTAGGGCAGCGAGAACTCGCGGTACATCGCCGGGCTGAGCACGCCGCCCCAGGTGTCGAATACCTGCAGCGCCTGCGCGCCGGCCGCGCGCTGCGCCGCCAGGTAGGCGATCACCGCGTCGGTGTTGACCGACAGCAACTGGTGCAGCGCCGCCGGTTCGTTCAAGGCCAGCGCCTTGATCCGCGCGTAGTTGTCGCTGCCGCCGCCCTCGACCATGTAGCAGGCCAGCGTCCACGGGCTGCCGGAGAAGCCGATCAGCGGCACGCTGCCGTCCAGCTCGCGGCGGATCACCCGCACCGCGTCCATCACGTAGCGCAGTTCGGTCTCCATGTCCGGCACGCCGAGCCGGGCGATCGCCGCCGCGTCGCGCACCGGGTGCTTGAACTTCGGGCCTTCGCCCTCGACGAAATACAGCTCCAGGCCCATCGCATCGGGGATGGTGAGGATGTCGGAGAACAGGATCGCCGCGTCCAGCGGGAACCGCGCCAGCGGCTGCAGGGTCACTTCACAGGCCAGTTCCGGGGTCTTGGCCATGGCCAGGAAGCTGCCGGCGCGGGCACGGGTGGCGCGGTACTCGGGCAGGTAGCGCCCGGCCTGGCGCATCAGCCACACGGGGGTCTGGTCCACGGGCTCGCGGCGCAGGGCGCGCAGCAGACGGTCGTTCTTGAGCATGGGGGATTCCTTAGCGCGGGGCGTCGGCGCCGCGGGTGAACATGACCTGGAAGCCGCGCTTGAGTTGCGCATCGCGGGCTTTCTCGAAGGCGGCGTGGGCCTCGTCCTGCAGCAGGTATTGCTCGCGCTTGAGCTGCGCGCGGCCGCCGATCTGGCCGCTTTCGCGCAACAGCTCCCAGCCGCCGAACAGGTCCGGTTGCAGGCTCAGCTGGATGTAGCGGGGCGGCTCGTTGCCGCCCGGGCGTTGCTGTAGGAAGACGCGCATGGGCCGATTGTACCCATCGCAGCTCGCCGCGGCGTCGCTGCCGGTCGCGCGTTATGGGACGGGTGGGGAAGCCGGCAGGGCGTCTGGGCCGCGGTCGGCGGGCGGCCGCGGGCGGCTGGCGCGACGCGCGCACCGCCGGCGCGCTGAAACCATGGACGACGCGCGACGTCCTTGCCCGAGCGCGTCTTGGCGCAGGCCTGCGCCCCGGGGGCGGCGCAGGGCACTCGCGCATGCTGGCTCTCGCGGGGTGCACTTTGGGAGGGACTTCAGTCCCGACGCTGTCCGACGTCGGGAGGCCCGCCACTTCGCTCGTGGCGACTGAAGGGCACCTCTAATAACCTCGATTCCAAAAATTCCGCACTATGCGCATCAATGACTTGCGAGCGTTTTAGTCGAGTTTTTGGGGGTTATTAGAGGTGCCCTGAAGTCGCTCCCACAGGGACTTGCGGCGAGCCAGCGACCGAGGGCGGATGGA includes these proteins:
- a CDS encoding ATP-binding protein, with protein sequence MRSRRILGGLLLLWSTAVVAAVPPTPQPRQLTVADGLPSNSINGFAEDQLGYLWLASSDGLARFDGRGYRIWRIEDGLRDNKIWTVHVDAQNRVWFGTQNAGMGMLSADRRTFRYYDRSNYPQIGGATVFAIASTPDGSIWFGTANGGLDRLQPDGALSRYMPMPGDERSLPSPAVISLATTPDGTLWVGTRGGLARWTGHDFERLPASALPRPEVQGLTPERDGALWVASQGGARLLRADGNVVAPYWSNLPSESVLGMLVHDRHGNRWFDTLDGLGRESDAGQIRNVPLYSNSAHGLVKPNWSLAFEDREGDLWFASFNAGLWYLPANWRQFSVLSYRVDDPDSMGNPYVIATAASRDGGVWLAGTRGVLDKLDPGNGAVRHHITALFGRDWSRALVEDGQGRVWAAAPAGLLRYDPSSGEVRRWGKQSGADAPMPGDVDRAMVGSDGRLWLFGEVGGAQIRDLDGHVLRNIAPGADGLPSELTVDDARPGPLGQPWLLGQHGVLAWDATSERFAPVPGAPTRALSAFTVTDGNVVWLASLGRLERYLWDGGRLSLLDRIDAEQEFPSLAPNGIVVDASGVAWLSSVRGLIRVDPASKAIRSYSVHDGLPNQEFRVQTLTQARSGQILGGTPDGVVLFEPSEVVPSRRQPPLVIERIGVRRGERALDLLHAGSIVLQEGDRDLHVVARLLSFSDTDANTYRFRLSGYDPDWVDVGASGERLFSRLPSGHYTLEMQARTADKVWSKVTTLRFRVLPPWWRSPWGMTGLALLALLALWLASYLYRRRLRRRNAWQLALHKQELAEQASLAKTRFLATLGHEVRTPMTGVLGMSELLLATPLDPRQRGYTESIRRAGAHLLRLVNDALDLARIEAGRLELDRQPFDLGQLIAELEAMMAPMAHSRGLAFALDNAMPAEVTANGDATRVRQILLNLLNNAIKFTDRGGVTLRVAPLHERQDVRFEVADTGPGINAEQQARLFQRFEQADGPRTAARYGGSGLGLAICQELAVAMGGRVELHSRLGVGTRFIVDLPLPWSPEPLHSGTRGEREALAATRPLRILLVEDDPTVAEVVSGLLGARGHHITHAAHALAALTEVAGSSFDVALLDLDLPGLDGLALARQLRVFGYEMPLIAVTARTDADAEPQARAAGFDGFLRKPVTGDMLAEAIEAVVEPGPGTGDSGLEKA
- the hemE gene encoding uroporphyrinogen decarboxylase, whose translation is MLKNDRLLRALRREPVDQTPVWLMRQAGRYLPEYRATRARAGSFLAMAKTPELACEVTLQPLARFPLDAAILFSDILTIPDAMGLELYFVEGEGPKFKHPVRDAAAIARLGVPDMETELRYVMDAVRVIRRELDGSVPLIGFSGSPWTLACYMVEGGGSDNYARIKALALNEPAALHQLLSVNTDAVIAYLAAQRAAGAQALQVFDTWGGVLSPAMYREFSLPYLQRIARELPRGDGAERTPLILFGKGNAPYLEELAASGAEGLGVDWTIDLADAARRSGGRVALQGNLDPATLYGSPAAIEREVQRVLRSYADGNGSAEGHVFNLGHGLSPDMQPEHVGALVAAVQRHSRRG
- a CDS encoding WGR domain-containing protein — translated: MRVFLQQRPGGNEPPRYIQLSLQPDLFGGWELLRESGQIGGRAQLKREQYLLQDEAHAAFEKARDAQLKRGFQVMFTRGADAPR
- the mdtD gene encoding multidrug transporter subunit MdtD, which encodes MSAPSPDPISVPNYRSFRPLLWLVSLAIFMQMLDATIVNTALPAMARSLGESPLQMQSVVVSYALAVAMFIPASGWIADRYGTRRTFLAAIVLFTLGSLLCAAAPRLPYLVAARVLQGIGGAMLLPVGRLAVMRSVSREQFLSAMSFIAIPALIGPLVGPTLGGWLVQVASWHWVFLINLPIGAIGFAAALKVMPDFHGEQRTRFDLIGYAMLAFGMIALSLALDGISELGLRHAFVMLLAIAGLAALIGYWLHAANAPTALFPLHLFKVVSFRIGILGNLFARVGSGSMPFLIPLLLQVGLGMSPMRAGLMMIPVALAGMAAKRAAVKLVENYGYRRVLMTNTVLVGVAMASFVLFDAGQPLGWRLLQLALFGAVNSLQFTVMNTVTLRDLDRDQASAGNSLLSMVMMLATGFGAAAAGSLLAAFNDHLGDSHGATAALHATFVCVGAITLTSTLIFWQLPDTRPHPHKVEEVAE